From a region of the Tenggerimyces flavus genome:
- a CDS encoding diaminobutyrate--2-oxoglutarate transaminase family protein yields MPTVITDSGQVLARQSRRESSARTYARSFPIVPVQASGLTITGADGRTYLDCLSGAGSLALGHNHPVVVNAIRKVLDDGAPLATLDLATPVKDAFVDTLFDLLPPNLKQNGRIHFCGPTGADAVEAALKLTQTSTGRRGVLAFTGAYHGMTAGALATTGNVAARQNVVTTGEVTQLPYPYAYRCPFGVGGDDTARLSAHYVRQLLQDPNGGVVPPAAMILEAVQGEGGVIPAPNEWMRAMRDITSQQGIPLIVDEVQTGVGRTGAFWAVDHSGVASDVLVLSKAIGGGLPLAVIVYDAALDGWAAGAHTGTFRGNQLAMAAGAATLRYVAEHRLDERAEKLGDWLVAELSTLPFETIGDVRGRGLMIGVEATDPAISQQVRAECLERGLIVELGGRDDAVVRLLPPLVMSDVEATSVLERLAAAWTAAERAR; encoded by the coding sequence ATGCCGACCGTGATCACCGACAGCGGCCAGGTGCTCGCACGCCAGAGCCGGCGCGAGTCGTCGGCACGGACGTACGCGCGCTCGTTTCCGATAGTTCCGGTGCAGGCCAGCGGCCTGACGATCACCGGCGCGGACGGGCGGACGTACCTCGACTGCCTCTCCGGCGCCGGAAGTCTCGCGCTCGGCCACAACCATCCGGTCGTCGTGAACGCGATCCGCAAGGTGCTCGACGACGGCGCGCCGCTCGCGACCCTCGACCTCGCGACACCGGTCAAGGACGCGTTCGTCGACACGCTCTTCGACCTCCTGCCGCCGAACCTCAAGCAGAACGGCCGCATCCATTTCTGCGGCCCCACCGGTGCAGACGCGGTCGAGGCGGCGCTCAAGCTGACCCAGACCTCCACCGGCCGGCGCGGCGTGCTCGCGTTCACCGGCGCGTACCACGGCATGACCGCGGGAGCTCTCGCCACGACCGGCAACGTGGCGGCCCGCCAGAACGTCGTCACAACCGGCGAGGTCACACAACTTCCGTACCCCTACGCGTATCGCTGCCCGTTCGGCGTCGGTGGCGACGACACCGCCCGCCTGAGCGCGCACTACGTGCGCCAGCTGCTCCAGGACCCGAACGGCGGCGTCGTCCCGCCCGCGGCGATGATCCTCGAGGCCGTGCAGGGCGAGGGCGGCGTGATCCCCGCGCCGAACGAGTGGATGCGCGCCATGCGCGATATCACAAGCCAGCAAGGGATTCCGCTGATCGTCGACGAGGTGCAGACCGGCGTCGGCCGCACCGGCGCGTTCTGGGCGGTCGACCACAGCGGCGTGGCGTCGGACGTTCTCGTCCTGTCCAAGGCGATCGGCGGCGGCCTGCCGCTGGCGGTGATCGTGTACGACGCGGCGTTGGACGGTTGGGCGGCCGGCGCGCACACCGGAACGTTCCGCGGCAACCAGCTCGCGATGGCTGCCGGCGCGGCGACCCTGCGGTACGTTGCGGAGCATCGACTCGACGAACGCGCGGAGAAACTCGGCGACTGGTTGGTGGCCGAGCTTTCGACGTTGCCGTTCGAAACTATCGGCGATGTCCGTGGACGTGGCCTGATGATCGGCGTCGAAGCGACGGATCCCGCGATTTCCCAACAGGTACGGGCCGAATGCCTCGAGCGCGGGCTGATCGTCGAGCTCGGCGGACGCGACGACGCGGTCGTGCGCCTGCTGCCCCCGTTGGTCATGTCCGACGTCGAAGCTACGTCGGTGCTCGAGCGGCTTGCCGCCGCGTGGACGGCCGCGGAACGAGCCCGGTGA
- a CDS encoding DUF1707 domain-containing protein has translation MPEDRPQRITQHERDQTVRRLQEAYASGELSHDELDDRLQQALTATTSSELAPILASLPEIAPDRTVRISAKAGRIQRRGTWQVPKTFEIESEFGKVDLDLSRAIIEHPAIQLELKLRFGKARITVPRNAVVELDDLRCEWKQPVDRPPVDRPTNGVRIRISGEMEFGRLVVRYARH, from the coding sequence ATGCCGGAAGATAGGCCTCAGCGCATCACCCAGCACGAGCGCGACCAGACGGTGCGACGGCTCCAGGAGGCGTACGCCTCGGGCGAGCTGTCGCACGACGAGCTGGACGACCGGCTGCAGCAGGCGCTGACCGCGACCACCAGCAGCGAGCTGGCGCCGATCCTCGCCTCGCTCCCGGAGATCGCACCAGACCGCACCGTCCGGATCAGCGCGAAGGCCGGAAGGATCCAGCGCCGCGGGACCTGGCAGGTACCGAAGACGTTCGAGATCGAGTCCGAGTTCGGCAAGGTCGACCTCGACCTGTCCCGCGCGATCATCGAGCACCCGGCGATCCAGCTCGAGCTCAAGCTGCGGTTCGGCAAGGCCCGGATCACCGTTCCCCGCAACGCGGTCGTCGAACTGGACGACCTGCGCTGCGAGTGGAAGCAGCCGGTCGACCGGCCTCCGGTGGACCGGCCCACGAACGGCGTCCGGATCAGGATTTCCGGTGAGATGGAGTTCGGTCGGCTCGTCGTCCGGTACGCGCGCCACTAG
- a CDS encoding RNA polymerase sigma factor, whose protein sequence is MPSGRKRGEARHVAAPAVELAQAGDEDAFRRLYRDVHPGMVRYLRVLVGDRDVEDVASEAWLQIVRDLGSFHGDDDAFRGWAVSIGRNRALDHLRRVRRRPIADADLAQFSELPSGEDTATQALDAVSTDAALALIATLPPDQAEAILLRVVVGLDAAAAGKVLGKRAGAVRAAAHRGLRRLASVLEGRGGTMACATPGTSPRVTVSLDPTLTEMR, encoded by the coding sequence ATGCCGAGCGGGCGGAAGCGGGGCGAAGCACGCCATGTCGCCGCGCCCGCGGTCGAGCTCGCGCAGGCCGGTGACGAGGACGCGTTCCGCCGGCTGTACCGCGACGTGCATCCCGGCATGGTCCGCTACTTGCGTGTCCTGGTTGGCGATCGGGACGTCGAGGACGTCGCGTCCGAGGCCTGGCTGCAGATCGTTCGCGACCTCGGCTCGTTCCACGGGGACGACGACGCGTTCCGCGGTTGGGCGGTGTCGATCGGCCGGAATCGCGCGCTCGACCACCTGCGGCGAGTGCGTCGGCGGCCAATCGCGGACGCCGACCTGGCCCAGTTCTCGGAACTTCCGAGCGGCGAGGACACCGCGACCCAAGCACTCGACGCGGTCTCGACGGACGCGGCGCTCGCGCTGATCGCGACGCTCCCGCCGGACCAGGCGGAGGCGATCCTGCTCCGGGTCGTGGTCGGGCTGGACGCCGCGGCGGCGGGCAAGGTGCTGGGCAAGCGGGCAGGTGCCGTACGTGCCGCAGCTCACCGCGGGCTGCGCCGGCTGGCCTCCGTTCTCGAGGGACGGGGCGGAACTATGGCCTGCGCCACGCCCGGAACCTCGCCGCGCGTGACAGTTTCGCTCGACCCGACGCTTACCGAGATGAGATGA
- a CDS encoding FAD-binding oxidoreductase — translation MYASIQGDLMHDLTSEIGPFQGDLVTPGMPAYDEARKIWNEAIDRHPALIARCATRRDVQLAVRLAKTSALPLAVRGGGHSYAGFGSCDGGIVIDLRAMRDIDVDPQARTVKAGPGLTWGELDERTQAHGLATTGGHITSVGIAGFTLGGGIGWLSREHGLAVDNLVAVEIVLANGDALRASDDENQDLFWAIRGGGGNFGIVTEFTYRLHEVSDPLGGMLLYSAENAEETLRYFRHFSESAPDDVTALAAFITAPDAPFVPQDLRGKPALAIAAACLHPTGEGKAALARLQAYGPPAVDLVGPSEYLELQRLFDGMAPSRPAYIRSRLLSKLTDSTIATLTEYGLNPTSPNGAIVIIPLGGAIARVSTNGTAFSHRKAAYHVELCAFWENPDEPATRHRVWADGTFERIKADSVGVYVNHLGNEGPDRVREAYGAETYQRLATIKRRYDPTNLFRGNQNIPPA, via the coding sequence GTGTACGCCAGCATTCAGGGGGATCTGATGCACGACCTCACGTCCGAAATAGGCCCGTTCCAAGGGGACCTCGTCACGCCCGGCATGCCGGCCTATGACGAGGCGCGCAAGATCTGGAACGAGGCGATCGACCGCCACCCGGCGCTGATCGCCCGATGCGCGACCAGGCGAGACGTCCAGCTCGCCGTGCGTCTCGCCAAGACCTCCGCGCTCCCGCTCGCCGTCCGGGGTGGCGGGCACAGCTATGCCGGGTTCGGCAGCTGTGACGGCGGCATCGTCATCGATCTCCGCGCCATGCGCGACATCGATGTCGACCCACAAGCAAGAACGGTCAAGGCCGGCCCCGGTCTCACCTGGGGCGAGCTCGACGAACGGACCCAAGCCCACGGCCTCGCCACGACCGGCGGCCACATCACCAGCGTCGGCATCGCCGGGTTCACGCTCGGCGGCGGCATCGGCTGGCTGTCCAGGGAGCATGGCCTCGCCGTCGACAACCTGGTCGCCGTCGAGATCGTGCTCGCGAACGGCGATGCGCTCCGAGCCAGCGACGACGAGAACCAGGACCTGTTCTGGGCGATCCGCGGTGGCGGCGGAAATTTCGGCATCGTCACGGAATTTACGTACCGCCTGCACGAGGTCTCCGACCCCCTCGGCGGCATGCTCCTGTACAGCGCCGAAAATGCCGAGGAGACGCTGCGGTACTTCCGCCACTTTTCCGAGAGCGCGCCCGACGACGTCACCGCGCTGGCGGCGTTCATCACCGCACCCGACGCGCCATTCGTCCCCCAGGACCTGCGTGGCAAGCCCGCGCTCGCGATCGCCGCCGCCTGCCTGCACCCGACCGGCGAGGGCAAGGCCGCGCTCGCGAGGCTGCAGGCGTACGGCCCGCCCGCCGTCGACCTGGTCGGCCCGAGCGAGTACCTCGAGCTCCAGCGCCTGTTCGACGGCATGGCACCGTCCCGCCCCGCGTACATTCGTTCGCGCCTGCTGAGCAAACTCACCGACAGCACCATCGCGACGCTGACCGAATACGGGCTCAACCCCACCTCGCCGAACGGCGCGATCGTGATCATCCCGCTCGGTGGCGCCATCGCGAGAGTTTCGACGAACGGCACCGCCTTCTCGCACCGGAAGGCGGCGTACCACGTCGAGCTCTGCGCGTTCTGGGAGAACCCCGACGAGCCGGCCACCCGCCATCGCGTCTGGGCCGATGGAACTTTCGAACGCATCAAGGCCGACTCGGTCGGCGTGTACGTCAACCACCTCGGCAACGAAGGGCCCGACCGCGTCCGCGAGGCGTACGGCGCGGAGACGTACCAACGGCTCGCGACGATCAAGCGCCGCTACGACCCGACCAACCTGTTCCGCGGCAACCAGAACATCCCACCCGCATAG
- a CDS encoding putative quinol monooxygenase: MIVVHAILRSKPEHRQETAEALEAMQRATNARDEGCLHYAYLQSLTDPDEFTAVEEWRDLEALQAHIASDHMAKLDATLAHMAAGKATIRVFEAQPTELPS, translated from the coding sequence GTGATCGTGGTCCACGCCATCCTCAGATCCAAGCCCGAGCACCGCCAGGAGACGGCCGAGGCGCTCGAGGCGATGCAGCGGGCGACGAACGCTCGGGACGAGGGCTGTCTGCACTACGCGTACCTGCAGAGCCTCACCGATCCGGACGAGTTCACCGCCGTCGAGGAGTGGCGCGACCTCGAGGCTCTCCAAGCTCATATCGCCAGCGACCATATGGCGAAGCTCGACGCGACGCTCGCGCACATGGCGGCCGGCAAGGCGACGATCCGCGTCTTCGAGGCCCAGCCCACAGAGCTGCCTTCCTAG